The Salvelinus fontinalis isolate EN_2023a chromosome 36, ASM2944872v1, whole genome shotgun sequence genome window below encodes:
- the dthd1 gene encoding death domain-containing protein 1, whose amino-acid sequence MRPSFLTTLGEEVEDSVLRTMVSIVLKRPRENPHMALVAALPSRDLSWKQCKLRARGYCGLPEPSLEIPMCEVEQLLLSFIGKINQSYMTTQENKVVRNVRSQSSQHDGWGVCERITFHSQRKNRLHLRLTEVDPFGNNSTPHYKGMAVFHKITRDQLEWREDKAVSYNNLSSPPHPLFDSTLYWLSEELSEEDAALLVLSFRLRCSSIQLVRLQAPDSLAAQAYHVIGLWRRGLPATPHSA is encoded by the exons atgcgTCCCTCCTTCTTGACTACCctgggggaggaggtggaggattcTGTGCTGCGCACCATGGTGTCCATAGTGCTCAAGCGGCCGAGGGAGAACCCCCACATGGCCCTGGTAGCTGCCCTGCCCAGCAGAGACCTATCCTGGAAGCAGTGCAAACTCCGGGCGCGGGGCTACTGTGGCCTTCCTGAGCCCTCGCTAGAGATCCCCATGTGCGAGGTGGAGCAACTGCTCCTGTCCTTCATTGGGAAGATCAACCAATCCTACATGACTACTCAAGAAAATAAAGTTGTCAGAAATGTTA GGAGTCAAAGCAGCCAACATGATGGATGGGGCGTATGTGAGCGAATCACCTTCCACAGCCAGAGGAAGAACCGCCTCCACCTGCGTCTAACCGAGGTGGACCCGTTTGGGAACAACAGCACGCCCCACTACAAAGGGATGGCCGTCTTCCACAAGATAACCAGGGATCagctggagtggagagaggacaAGGCTGT GAGTTACAACaatctttcctctcctccacatcccctGTTCGACTCCACCCTGTACTGGCTCTCTGAGGAGCTCTCAGAGGAAGATGCAGCCCTGCTGGTCCTCTCCTTCCGCCTGCGCTGTAGCTCCATCCAGTTGGTGAGGCTGCAGGCCCCAGACAGCCTGGCCGCTCAGGCCTACCACGTCATCGGTCTGTGGAGGAGGGGGCTCCCTGCTACCCCACACTCAGCCTAG